The sequence below is a genomic window from Anopheles cruzii chromosome 3, idAnoCruzAS_RS32_06, whole genome shotgun sequence.
AAAATAAGAGGGAAAAGACAGGTTAGAACAATCGCCCGGTGGACGCACGCACCCCCAAGGAGCCATGTTTCGAAGTGGAGTATAGCCTTACCTTGCATAGGTATCCGGTCAGTGAGATGTAGAATTCACGCTCCAGGTACTTTAGGGCCTCGTCCGTGGTGCCCATGAAACCTCGCACGATAATCGGCTGTGTTGGTTGGAATCTGCAAAGGGCCGATAACAGAAACATGATATCAGAGAAACATCCTGACGGAACAACATGCAGGTGCAGCCTCGTTGTTCAATTCTTGGTGCATGTCCATTTGTTCATGTTTCGGGGAGTCCGGAACCACCTACCTCGTGAGTATTTCCAAAACATCCTCCTGTGCCGATCGTTCGTGGATCAGTATCGGTTTCCCGAGCTCGGCGGCCAGCTTTAGTTGCCGTTCGAAAATCTCTTTCTGGGTGCAGGGTTCGGAAAAGTCGCGCTGATAGTCGAGCCCACAGGGCCCAATGGCGACGCACTCGGGTGCGCCGGCAATCAGCTGGAAGTCGTGCCAGCTGCTCGGTTCTTCGATGATCGATTTGGAGTCGTGCGGGTGGATGCCGGCCGTCGAGTAGATGATGCCGGGATAGATGCGCGTCAATCGGAGTGCTTCCTTGCTCGACTTCACCGACGTGCCAGGGACCATAATTTTCTGTACGCCTGCAATTGGTCAGATTCAATGTCGCATACATTAATACCCAAGGCAACGTAACAGgccggtttcctttttctgtaAACACGATATGCGAAGGAGCTATTTTTAATTCTCCCAAATGGCCAATAACGACGCACCGACAGGTGGCTGTGCGGCCCATTCTTTTTCTCGAAATACAACCATTACCGGGGGGAATACTAAAGAGTAAAAAATCGTCGTTCCGGCGATAATGCGGTGGGGCCTGTGACCTTTAAAACCCGACCGCTAATACCACGAGGTCACGGTTATGCAAAAAGTAAGACATTTATTCTCACAGACACTTAGAAACGAGGCACACGTTCCTAACGGATTAGtggaatttttcttttcgcccacCCGAACGGTGAATGACATGTGCTGTCCCACAGACATTCGATACATCAGAATCGCGAATAATGTAACCCCCTTTTTAACTTCACACGCGGACGAGGTTTAGCCAAACGTTTGCCACCTTTCGGTGCTTATTTTCGTTCAGTAAAAGTATAACAACGTAGCAATGCTTGTTAGTGTTACAGCACCAAGCAAGGATGAATATCGACAAAACGAAATGTGGAGTGAAAAATTGGTCGAATAAACTAGTTCATGCATAAAATTCAACGCCGCCAGCAGTGCGCGTTCACTGAATGTACGGCAGTGTGCTAAACATGAGCCTCGAAGATGTTGCATGATTTTCATCGACCAGCCGGAACAACATCATCTCAACCGGCGGGCCATCCAGGCGAATCGAACATAAAGCATATTATGCTGGGACTCCTTGCCTTACCCACCACGCTATTTAGCTCTAGACGTCTCGTCACGTCTGTGAATGGTTTGAAACAAAGGCACGAGGTTATCGATCTCAAGCTCGCGCCATTGGACAATTTTACTTCAAACATCTGGTCAACTCGGAGGCTGAGGTGGAAACGATGAAAAACGTGACTGATTGGTTAAAATCAATGACTAAAAAATGCTCTCACGAGCAGCGGGCATTATCATTCTGTTTGATGAAGGAACCGAACAGACACACCCTCCTATCTTCCTGTTCGATTTGgaacccccttttaacccaCTTTTACGGGCAATGTGATGGAAAACGTTCACCTCTTGAGCGCCTAGCCTTACTTTTTGAGGCACACAGAGCCTTGAGACTGCTTCTATCCTCGGTTCTTGCTATCGACTTGACTGGGAAGGTGTCGCGGGGAAGTACTGGGGCAATGCAAATAACTGAACAGTGCTGAAGGGGAGCAGACACGAcgtgaaacgaaaaatcaatGGCCTCTTTGTTGTGTGCggtttgcagtttgcagtgGCCTGCAACAGGCACCACCTAAGTGACCTGAACGATGTCTGGAGACTGCCGCCGACCAATGCCCTCGCTGTCGATGGTAGTGGAGCCTCCAACTCCGAGTCACCAGGCGGACATTTATGTTCGTTGTAAACCGTGTTTTGGCGGGACCCACCGTAGAGAGCGCGTCCGGGTTCCGACTCGGGGCACCGAGCGAGCAAGACCATAAATTGGCGCGCGGACTGAATTTGTCGCGTGCTAGCGCCTGGTTAGTGCCATGTTTAACAGCTGTTATAATTTTACTGTCTGGCTCTGAACGACCGGCAACCGGGAGTTTCGGACTCGAACTTTTGTCCACCGTTCTCCACAGGCTAAATATTCCACAAGCCACTTATAGCTGAGAATAATTTTCAAACGGTTTCGTGTCTTCTTCGGAAAATCTTGCCTTGCCCTCGTAGTGAGTCGTCCACAATCGATTCAAACCACCGTCACCAGTGGGTGACAgtgaaaatgtggaaaaacgAGCAACCGACGGTGTCCTCGACCACCGCGGTGGTGTTCCTCTGGAAACCGCATAAAAGCGCCATAAGCCACACACATCGATGTCACAAACTCCACTCGACACGACAGAGAGACGGACACCCAGCCGgcgtgtggtgtggcgtgTTTCGGATGGCATTGAATTTGGAGCATAGCTTCCACCCACCACCATACAGCCGCCCGTAGTCGCTTCCCGGAACGTATGTCACGACTCACCCGGCCGCCTAGAGCCGCTACCCGCCAGAGGCAGAGCATGCGGAGCTTCCAGTTTGCTGGGGCCGTTTAAGAAACAAAATCGCTCCGGTTCAGTGCGGTTCATTTCAAGCCTTTCTGCTGCCGCCCCGAGATCCTGACGATTTCTAACTTTCGAACACCTTCGCTGCGGAGGCCAGGCCTTCACccaatcgaccgaccggccggccgttcgcTAAATTAGTTTTGCGTTATGCTACGCATCATTAGCCAGCGCAGCGTTGACTCCTTTCGTGGGTCGCGGGTTTCACATTATTGTTTTTGCACGAAGACTGTGCGCGgttttgtgattgttttcAAACGCCCACACAAAGCTTGGACCGGAAAATTGTTCACTGATTCTGAGAAATGAAGTACACCACCGGTTCGGGCCACCGGTTGAGGCGCGCAAATACTACCACGGAGGTCAATCAGTCAACGATCCGACGCCGTGCGGTTATTGAACGGATTTAGCGACTTGTAAAGTTTACAAccgccaccacacaccgaCCCCGGCGGGAAGTGCGCAATAAAGAACAGCAAAGTAGTAAGCAATTCACGGCATGCAAACATCATTATTTATCAATTCGGTCGCACGCGCCGTCAACCGCAGAAGAGCCGCGTGGAACGGGTGAAggatcgattcgatcgtgGCGGGGAAACCGCGCGACAGAAAAACCTGTCACCTGTGGGCCACGCAGCAGCGCCAAAAACGCCTTATTTGGAAGCGGCAGCGGAATTGGCAGCATCGTCGCGCCCCAGTATCATGCAGGCGCATCGTCCCGCTCATGGACACGGCCTCTCGGATTGCCAGCGAGAACCAGTTTTGTTTGGTAAAGGGAGCACACGCCGAAGAACAGCTTCGTCCTGTGCGCGCACCTAGAAGTAGCGGAGCGTTACAGTGCATCGGTTTGCGGTACCGTTCTGTTCCCAATACGGTTGCATAATGCTTCTTCCAAACGGTGGGTATGTGGCGAGGGGGACACACTCACCGAAGACCCACTCGAGCCGCGGAGCGCTGTGGGCGTTAGAGCAATCATCCCACCGAATTTCACGTGTGCTCCGTCCGAAAGTTACATAACAAAATCTCTAGCCTTCAAGGGTAACAACGAAAGGGTTTCGAGCCGCCGTTGTCCCGCCGTTACATACGGCCAATTGAGCACCAATTGAGGGTGTTTTTGTTGATATTCAATTTTTGAAAGTTGGACTACGAAACCGACATCTGAACCGGCAACATTTTGTGTCAGTTTACtgacaataaataataattatataATTTATATTACCTAATTTGCTATACTTAGTTATCGGTGCAGACCTGCGATCGAATGACGATGTCATAGTCAGAACAAAGAATCGGACAACATTGTTTAAGCAAGTACAGTGTACATTACAAACTCAAGTACTGCACCGAACAGTACACAGTACTGTTGGGCGTAATAAACGGTAGAACactaaaattattttcaactTGTGTCTATAGTACGCCAACCTTCATTTCAAGGAACATAAACGCCAAGAGTGGAAAGTAAATTCTCCCAATGCTGTTACTTTCACTCCATACTGACTGAAGCACGTAACCGAAACGTAAAACACAATCAAGCAGACTTTGAACTACATAATTGAAGTCACACAAAAGTTCTGTTAGTTGAAAAGAGAAACGAAATAATGGTTATGCCTATTTCCATCCAAATACATCCGACGATCGGTAGTGTTCCTTCTCGCGGCACGTCTTGCAGTAATCTCACCGATCGGCGACAATGGGTTCGTTCAAACAGCAGCTGCATCCCAGCAAGTGCATTCCTTTGGTCGAGTGTCACGTTCttgattgaatttaatttgttccCCCGTTTCGCTTTCAATGTCACTGACCACTATACGCGGTCTACGGCGACGGATTTGGCCTTTGGCGACGAAATGGTGCTCTCTCTTAGGTTTATGCTTCGCTCACAAAGGCACGCACCAATTTACAAGAATTTATGGGTGAACTTCGACTTTTAAGGCCCAAGTGCGTGGTCCCGTTGCGTATCTTTTCACGAGCGCCGCTTCCTCGTGGGATGTTTGTAGTGAAATTCTCGCTGACGACACCCATGGGACACATCGTCGACACCAGTGCCCATTCCGACCATTCTCCGGGGAATGGCTTAAATTCTAATTGTCGAACCCTTCTCGAACTATTCTTCGACATTCTTCGGCTCCGTCGAATGGATTAGATCGATAGAGCTGTCGTCGATGGGGTCTGGTTGCATCACCGTAAGAGTGCGCCATCTCTGCGCATCAAGCAACGGCCGCGAATTTAGCGTGAAAAACGACGCATTCTAGCGCCCCTAAACAACTTATGGCTTCACACGAGCATAAGGATGAGCTCACCGCGAGGGTCGTCTTATTTTGAAGAACGCGCCCGGTGGCGATGATCGTGAACCGATTAACATCACCGGTGGAACCGGCCGCAAGTTGTCCCAAACAAACCAAGTGCGCATGCGGCGGAGTGGCCGTTTCTCAGAGTAGTATGTTGTATTTTCGATGCGTTCACGCGGTTTGCGACCGAAACGGGATTTAATTTTAGAAATGCGATCATATGCGATCAGTACCAACCAGGCTCGCGCATCATCTGCGGGGCGTCATGGCGTAGCACAGAATACGACGTTCCGGTCTTCGATCAGGGCCTCTCATCAGGGACAACCAGCGGCTCCCTGCGGACATCGCGATTCTGACGCATTCTGCCGCCGGTTCGCCTAACCTTAAGTCTCTTCTCTTACCCAGATCTTTTTTGCGCATCTTTTTACCTTCTTCGAGAGCATGGTTTAAACGCGCTCGCACAGTAAACCTACAGCTGTTGGGAAACTAGATCTTTATTTAGCACACACCATTTAGTAATCTATTTTTCGTTCTTCTAAATTCCTCCCCTATGCACAaattttttgccaattttgttATCACATAACAGCAGCAACTGACAATAGAGTTGGAGTACTCTTTTCGTATAGctttttaaaaaataattctcTTTAGCagtatatatattttttaatttgattggcGTGTTTTCGAAAACCTAAATGCTTAGGAAAATACGTAACCTAAATAAATGAAAGAGTTTAATTTACATGGCAGAGGTGCGATGATAGCTTCCTCGTTTAATTTACTGCGCCATTCTAATAGCCGTTACATCCGAGTTCGAttggagaaagttttccgttttgcatTAGTCattttttagaaaaaaaaaccaaatctTTAACCACGTGTGCATTCCATTTGCAATTCGATCACTCAATCGAACAATGATTGCATTCTTCCGCCATCATCAAGGATGGACAGAGCAATGGCCACAGCGTGGCATTTTACCAGCTAATTTGCTgtatttatgattttcaaACACTCGCCGCTTAACCCGGCGTGCTGGGTTGCGGTTGGCTTGTAATGACCAAAAGGGGGCACActcggaatcgaaaccatcgtCAAAAGAAACATGCGTAACGTGCCACCAATCAaaagtttccgttttttacgattttcggAACAGAAAACGCCTGAAGCAGAGCCCGGGTGGTACGTACGTACACACCGTACCGGCAGCTGCAGGATGGAAGTGATTAATCTGTGGCCACTGTGATCGTGATCGTCAGAGCCTAGCTACCCGGAGATACTGAGGGgcacgccaccgccgtgaGATCGTGGTGTGTTCGGTGTGAAATGAAGATCGCGGGCTTTTCCATACTTCCGCCTGGTccgatgaaagcgaaaatcaaATACTGTTTGCGAGactgaaaagtgaaaaatcgGCCACAGGCTGGCCGTGGCGCGGAATAATTTTATGCTCACTCGCATTCAGCCTTACAGCTTCGGCGGCGGTCAATTACGTGCCACTTTTGAGCATCGCATTAATGCAGACCGCGGCGAAAGGAAAGCCGAAAGTGAGTGAGCTTTGACTCGCGGAAATGGTCACGTTCCGGCCAGGAAACACAAGAAAACTGACCACTTTCGAGTACACCGATCGGTGGAACGAGACCACCTTCTTGCATTACTATGCGCGCCTCTGGTTCGTGTGGCTCGAAATAAACGTAAGCCGTAAAAAtggccgaaagaaaatcagcTTTTCTTTATGATGTGCGCTCGCGACTCACGGGGGCCTTATAATGCTCCTTAAGCAGTTATCGCAGAGGATCGGACAcaatcgttttcgtttcgtattGGGCTCCGACCCGACTCCGATCATATGgagagaaaatggcaaacggtgAACTTTCAAGCTGCTGCCCACAGATTTAAATAATTGCCTCACGACGGAGACGGACGGTCATCAGAGGTTTTGGAATTGATTTGAATTCGGATCGCTGCAAATAGCAAACCGTTCAGTAGCCCAATAAAACTAAATTGACCCATCGGTTTATCGAAAAATCGACGTTTGAGCGGGAGAGATCAGGGCAATGCTTTTCTAAAAAGGTTTGAAATGTgcgaaatatgcaaaacatttTAGCACCCAGCAGGGCCAGACATAATAATTAACAATGCAAGGAATGTTTACGGACCATCAGCAATGTATGCCACGCTAAATGGAGAATGTTACATTGCCACCTTCGCTTCTCCGCAACATCCACAGTTCGTTCTCCGTACCAGCCGATTGATTGGCCACAGCCAGTTCGTGTtagttttgttgtgttgcgtTAAGCACTCTTAAGCACAACACTCTGGCAAACCGGAATTGTTTTGTGCCTagcggagcataaaacgaAGCACAACATAAACAGTAGCCGCACATCATCGATCTGGTGAGTGGAGTGGTAAGTGTCTGTTCTGCCGACATTGCTGTCCAGTGCTGCGCACTTGATGCTCAGAAGGACCGTTACGATGGTGTAAGTGGTCCAACCGTAGATTGGGGTCTAAGATGAATCAGTCAAAAGCAAGACATTCTATAATTATTGTCATAAAGGATTAGTGCATTTCTTTGCAAAGTTAATCTAAATAACAGCTTCACACAACGTTGCGCATTTGCTCAATAAGGTCACAATGCTCTGTAAATTAATGTGTAAACATTAGGAGAGCATGTAATGCCATTAAATCTCCATTTACGGCAAATGCTCACCGAAGCGACAACATAATGGGCACCGAGTGTGTAATACTTCGCCATTCCTAACGCATCATTGCTGCATTGTTTTGTGACGCTGAAAGTTCCTCTCGCGATACCAGGCATCTGGATTAAGCCATTTTCAGTTGGTTTTTCTGCTCCAATGAAAATATGTAATGCAGTAATCTTTCTCCGACAATCTTCGCACTAGTACAGTCGAACGGCCACAAACAGCCGGAGTTGAGTGTACATAAGATAGACGAGATACTATGATTGTTGGAAAATAATCATTACACATCGTTATTTTAGGCTTATTTTTTAAAAAGTGTAAGATCTTACAGGTTTGAGGTTTCGTTCAATAAGCCTATGGAATAATCGCTCTTCCTAATGAAGAGCAAATGTAGAGCTTTCGCTCTTTCTGATGTCttttcccgaaaaaggaaGTCTACTGATGAAATTCTTGTAATTCCTGTAATCCTCTCGTCTACGCCACTGGATCCAGGTGTTCAACTCATGACTGTTTGCTTCTCCGACTGATCTAATTTTAACACATCTAGTAGACATTGCTTTTACGTTTTCAAACGTTACAATTTTTTAATTGCAATATCTGAACAGCAAGAAAAAATGCCCTTCAACAGAGAATGGTTAGAAAtttttcggttggttcggttcggtttcggaataATCCGTCCTCGATCAGATGCGATGCATAGTTTTTCTTCTATTCAAAAAGGGATACTTGAAACAATTCAACTCAACATCAACTCCTTTGGTGGACTCCGTGAATATACTGATAAAATACTCTGGCCACGGGCCAGCCAACAGCTCGGATTTGATGTGCTCTTCTTCCGGCCTCCGGTGTTTGTGAGCAAAAAAGTGCCATTTATTGCTTCGTGTCGTGCGGCGCCTGCTTCATGGCTCGCTTCGACTGTGCGAGATCAAAAAGCAGGTACCATACACGGAAGCGACTGAATTAATGACCAATGGCAATAAACGGCCGCACCCTTTCCCCGGCAAAACTCTCATGGCGCACGAAACAGGCACACCCGCAATCGGCCAAATCGTTtccagaaagaaaaaaacaaaatgaaaatactTTCACAGTGTGTCCAGCAACAGAAAATTTCGATAGTTTCCCCGCGAACTTCCTCTCGAGAAGCTCTCTGGGTTACATGAGCAAAGTAAGCCTCCTACGAGGGGTTTCTCTTTCTTACgagagggtggtggtggatgcgCGCCGTTGTTGGCCAACGATCAAGAGCACACAGCACGGTTTCCCCCGTTCGCCTTGGGCCGGCATGAATGGCGAAAAAGATTAGATTGTGTTTTGGTTGATGGAATTTTTCGATTCCATCAGAACTCGTGATAATTGGGCACCGAATCGTGAGAGTGGCCTTCGCTAAAATGAACGTGCCCTTTTCGGCAGCAACTTTAACATTGTCATACctgttccgatttttttgcATCTGAAATGTGAAAATCGTAAGGAGAATGCAAAGTGAGAACGTTGGCTGCAGCGCCCTCGAAGGGCAGCTTCTTGGACGTGTTATGAGGTAAAGAGCCATTGCGTGGCACACGTTACGTTATGTGTTTCGACGAGTGATGGGCAGCGAGCCTTCGCCTTACAAAAGGATGCCTTTCTTGGGCTTTCGCCGTTGGAACACATTTCACATTATTGCCGATGTGTAGTTCACTTGGTCGGGGAACGTTAATTGCTGGCTGTCGCCGCCAgatccggaaccggtcggCAGACCAACGGTGCATGTTCACCGCGATACGGTTCTTGTGGTGTGTCCATTACACACTGACGACACCCCTTTAAAGGCGTAAACTTCCCGATAAGATTAGTTTCTATCGGGCCTAGGGCCACCTCGTTCAACAGACTCGGCAACAGTTTTGCCGAGTCCTCCGTGTTCCCGCCCCTTGCCCGCCGCTTACCCCAAAACTCACCAGAATCTTTTGCCCGCTGTATCACCGAGTCGAGATCTCGGGTGTACTTCTTGTTGGTCAGATTGGccccgacgtcgacgacgatcagGTTCTCGTAACAGTGCTTCATTTCGTCCTCGTGCACGTTGGCCATGGTGTTTCGCGTTGGCAGGCGGCAGGAATGTGTTGTGAAACGGGAGCAACTTGGGCAGCGCCCGATTGGTTTTGATGGCCCCTCCGATGACGACTTTGTACGCGCCAAAAGGTGTTGTTGCGTGTCGCCTGCTGTCAATCCGTAACTTGGTCAGGGAAAAAGAttacaaacaatcaaaaccgCAACTCGCCAACCTGGGTGATATCGGTTGATGATGCCGCGCTGAACGCACGTTGGCCAggagatcgaatcgaaatgGTGCGCAGATTCCGAACGAAACACACCACTTTTTCCACTATAAATCTCAACCACCGAAAAGAAACTCACAAGCTCGACACTAACAGACAGCACGCGAACCGTTGGCGCCTGCggggacaacaacaaaacctgTAAGGAAACCTCGAAGCAATGTTATCTGAAACCCCTCGAGAAGGTGGCGCAGttctccccccggggggaagcGAAAACCGCGAACAGAGCGCGTTTATGGTGTGGCGCTTTTGGTTTGCACTTGTTGGCGTCGtctgggatttttttttctcaggACCGAGACGACACTGCGTACGCGTTCGGCTAGAGTCCTGGTGCTGGTTCTGAGACgctgcttccgttccgtactCGCAGTGACCTTATTCGCCTCAATGTCGCgaaatttcgtttcgtttgatgaGGTATTCTAGGAGTGTAATGTCACGTTAGGGACCCGacgtcacacaaaaaaatatgTACAAAAAATGAATCGCGCTTCGGAGTGTGTCGCACGTTGTGTACTCGCagatgatgataatttttaGCAACTATTACACCACGTTCGGCTAGGTCAACTGGGCTTGAGCGGAGGAGAGTACCGGTGGGAACACGGGACACAGGAAAGGGATGAATTATTACTTTGGCAAATGTAGCGCACGTCGCAAGTGAGAACGCTCAATAGTAAACAACACTTCGCACTTCGCTCTGTACACAAACCCAAGGGACTAACCCCCCgattatgaaactcgaacgttcactcgatcattcattttgagttcattttgctatagctgtcactttctgtcttctctcttgctgtattttgctttctcccttactgtgttcactctaacgttcgagtactcaattagagaatgataatcgggCCTTAAGCCAGAGAGTGCGCGCGCACTAATGCGGGACGTTTCAACACAACGGATCGAGCTGTTCTGGCACCGCGGCCAACGTTTCTGCTTTCGTGAGGCGCGACCTGCGCGAATCAAGTTGCTAAGAGAGCGGCTGGCCGCGCGAGCGATCACCAgtgccgtgtgcgtgtgtgtatgtgtggtaGATACAGCTTCCTTTTCTACTTTATTTCcttattttctttcccttttactttctctctttctttctctctctctctctcgtctgCAGTGCCTCGCAATCTTCCGTGGCTTTTGCTCTCATgttgttctctctctttaaAGGTCCGAGGTTAAATTTGGCCAATCAAGAGTGAAAGAACGAGAGTATTTATGTTGCTGGTGTTATGCACACACATGACCGCATTCGCCATTAAACTAGGTCTACTTAAATTGAAGGTTCAGACACACGCTGATCCATAAACGTGGTCAAAGTGACCATCAACTTGGCAGAGAATGTACAAACTTTTTTAACCTCAATAACCATGTCTTAAACAGGTGGTCATTTTTTACCAAAGTGATCGTTGAAAATGACGATCACCTTAAGTTACGCATCTTTGCGTACGCTTTGTGTGTTCTTTAAAGACAGCACATTTTCTTGGCACCCTTTTGTTTACATTATCCTTATTTCTCAAGTTCCGCTCAAGATCCGATTGCTTTCGCTCCGTCTTGACAGTTGCTTGAAAGTAAATGTAACAGCAGAAAGCTTCACATAAACGAATTGGCCTAATGAAGCGCGAAGTCGCTAATCGGCCCGACAATAACATTCTGGTCGTCCCTCAACCATTGTTGATGTGTAGCAAACATCACTAGGGCTgctctgtgtgtctgtgatcACTAGGGCGCGATCGGTGATGACCTGCAGCCGAgatcacgcacgcaccaaGTGGAGCGATAAAGAATGTGTGCTTAACACTCACGAAATACTTCACGCGCCTATCGAGTGTGTATGTTAACGGTCGCGCAAAGCATCACGGATACGATCGCGTTCTAACTTGGTGGTGGACACTTTAGAAGCTATCTAACACCGTTATTTCACAATATGTGTACGCCGTTTGTCACTGATTGAAGCGCGATGTGTGTGCTTCGTGCTGTGATAACGAGATTAAAGTCACTATCAAGAAAGTCCACCAGTGTTCGTAACGTAGGTGGTTAGTCAGCGGTTGAAGTCCCGATATTCAGACTTTATGGGGCGAATCCTTGCTGGCTAGTTAACTAACTTTGCGGATGGTTGTTTTTGGGGTGCCACTTTGTCACTACCGTCACGCCAATCTGCCAGCCTGTCGCCCCGTGCGTGCCGATCTATCTCTTTGTTGAGTCGCAACTAAACACAAACCCACGGATTCGCGCTCAATCAAACCCCGTGTCTTGTTGGCCATcggcaacaaacacacaacaaaacatcgTCTCAGCTGTGTGACGGTATTTTCGCTCGACGCTCGCTCACCAGAGCCTGCCGGgactgtgtgtgcgtgagataGTCGCGAGCGGGAGAGACTTGCCGCATAATGTTGCTGCGGTCGCGGAAGGTACACGGCCGCAAGCCGCGTGTTCGACTACGGACTGGGATGGATTTattaacaaaaacacatcGCCACGGCATAAAAAACAGCGGTCAGTTCAGGAAGTCGAGGTGCAAGATTTATACATTGTAAACACGCGTTTCGTGCAGAGT
It includes:
- the LOC128275726 gene encoding 3'-5' ssDNA/RNA exonuclease TatD, producing the protein MANVHEDEMKHCYENLIVVDVGANLTNKKYTRDLDSVIQRAKDSGVQKIMVPGTSVKSSKEALRLTRIYPGIIYSTAGIHPHDSKSIIEEPSSWHDFQLIAGAPECVAIGPCGLDYQRDFSEPCTQKEIFERQLKLAAELGKPILIHERSAQEDVLEILTRFQPTQPIIVRGFMGTTDEALKYLEREFYISLTGYLCKDKSDTGVRKLLEDGRLPMERLLVETDSPFMYPNTRASKLPQHVKGGLTERSLLYLHRYCTFQRNEPCSLPAIVEMIAAFMNKKPEDVALATAFNALKLFGLSQ